The following proteins are co-located in the Malus sylvestris chromosome 13, drMalSylv7.2, whole genome shotgun sequence genome:
- the LOC126596910 gene encoding IAA-alanine resistance protein 1-like isoform X2 yields the protein MALCKKGFVLVAVALVVGHCSDLSFVSGFSASAVHEPHTHHHGCSHAHHHDHGHGHSSGHSHSHGHGHQEERLLATSKLPEELAEEEDMKLYGFEFHQHVHGHDHEHFGAPQLSVLGLWIHSLGCSLLVSMASLICLIILPVIFVQGKPSKAVVDSLALFGAGAMLGDAFLHQLPHAFGGGHSDSHDHHEGHSHSHSHLHEHSHSHSLDDLSVGLSILAGIVLFLLVEKTVRYVEENSGGTNAWSHGHHHHHHHHKNSKKLKDDNDSHDDLQSESSNGKDGRKLKKSSDGEVTADGLNDSLIENTQQDSHIRKRNTRTGGSDDKQHVHAANDSTPEAKSAKGETTRSPSNLVFGYLNLFSDGVHNFTDGMALGSAFLLHGSVGGWSRTLFLLAHEIPQEVGDFGILVRSGFSVSKALFFNFLSALVALLGTAVALILGQNAGQSSLIEGFTAGGFIYIAVAGVLAEMNNNGGSSLKSTALQLTALILGIGVALCISLFE from the exons ATGGCGCTTTGTAAGAAAGGTTTCGTCTTGGTTGCTGTTGCTTTGGTTGTTGGGCACTGTTCGGATctgagttttgtttctgggttctCTGCATCTGCCGTTCACGAGCCTCACACTCACCACCACGGCTGTAGCCATGCGCACCACCACGACCACGGCCACGGTCACAGCAGCGGCCACAGCCACAGCCACGGCCACGGCCACCAAGAGGAGAGATTGTTGGCGACATCGAAGCTTCCCGAGGAATTGGCGGAGGAGGAGGACATGAAGTTGTACGGATTTGAATTTCATCAGCACGTTCATGGTCACGATCACGAGCATTTTGGTGCTCCGCAGCTCTCGGTTCTTG GTCTCTGGATTCATTCCTTGGGGTGCTCGCTTTTGGTGAGCATGGCCTCCCTCATTTGCCTGATTATATTGCCAGTGATATTTG TGCAGGGGAAGCCATCCAAGGCAGTTGTTGATTCGTTGGCTTTATTTGGG GCTGGAGCAATGTTGGGGGATGCTTTTCTTCATCAATTACCACATGCTTTTG GAGGAGGGCACTCCGACTCGCATGACCACCATGAAGGCCATTCCCATTCCCATTCCCATTTGCATGAGCATTCACATTCGCATTCTTTGGACGATCTTTCAGTAGGATTATCCATCCTGG CGGGAATTGTATTATTTCTTCTGGTAGAAAAGACAGTGAGGTATGTTGAGGAAAACTCTGGAGGAACTAATGCATGGAGTCAtggtcatcatcatcatcatcatcatcataagaACAGCAAGAAATTGAAGGATGATAATGATTCTCATGATGACTTGCAGTCAGAATCTTCTAATGGAAAAGATGGAAGGAAACTGAAGAAGTCATCTGACGGAGAAGTGACAGCTGATGGTTTAAAtgattctttgattgaaaataCTCAACAGGACTCTCATATTCGTAAG AGAAACACTAGGACTGGTGGGAGCGATGATAAACAACATGTACATGCTGCAAATGATTCCACTCCTGAGGCCAAGTCCGCAAAAGGGGAAACTACTCGATCACCCTCAAATCTTGTGTTCGGCTATCTCAATCTCTTCTCGGATGGTGTT CACAATTTTACGGATGGGATGGCTTTAGGAAGTGCATTCCTGCTTCATGGATCTGTTGGTGGGTGGTCTAGAACTCTGTTCTTGCTTGCACATGAGATTCCTCAAGAG GTCGGTGATTTTGGTATTCTTGTAAGGTCTGGTTTCAGCGTATCTAAAGCTCTGTTCTTCAACTTTCTCTCAGCACTTGTGGCACTACTTGGAACCGCAGTG GCTCTTATTTTGGGACAGAATGCAGGACAGTCATCTTTGATTGAG GGTTTTACAGCTGGTGGATTTATATACATTGCTGTTGCTGGAGTGCTTGCTGAAATGAACAACAATGGCGGCTCATCGTTGAAAAGCACGGCTTTACAGCTAACTGCGTTGATACTTGGCATAGGAGTTGCCCTATGTATATCACTTTTTGAATGA
- the LOC126596912 gene encoding uncharacterized protein LOC126596912 isoform X2, giving the protein MNYISMGFSCEDDFDGKEGEAPLLYETRENQHRSSRCMDVHNHDHHMQVEVDFEFWPVEHPLEPPDEDRPVKCPMPDSSVINGGGRKEKRLSESNSMRKRTEASSAPGAAYSNQGLMNQTVAAVATPPPVRAVRKRHHHTLTRGDHMISPLRRMPPLPSLPTQSITVFQMLQQFDKFDS; this is encoded by the exons ATGAACTACATCTCTATGGGATTTTCATGTGAGGATGATTTT GACGGAAAGGAAGGCGAAGCTCCACTTTTATATGAAACGAGGGAGAATCAACACAGAAGCAGCAGGTGCATGGATGTTCATAATCATGACCATCATATGCAGGTTGAAGTCGACTTCGAGTTTTGGCCGGTGGAACATCCTCTTGAGCCACCTGATGAGGATCGCCCTGTCAAATGCCCGATGCCCGACTCTTCTGTCATTAAT GGAGGAGGGAGGAAGGAAAAAAGGCTTTCAGAGAGCAATAGCATGCGTAAGAGGACAGAAGCATCGTCTGCGCCTGGAGCAGCTTATAGCAATCAAGGATTAATGAATCAGACGGTAGCGGCAGTGGCAACGCCGCCTCCTGTTCGAGCAGTGCGTAAGAGGCACCACCACACTCTCACCCGCGGCGACCATATGATATCACCTCTGAGAAGGATGCCacctcttccttctctcccaaCTCAGAGCATTACCGTCTTTCAAATGCTCCAGCAGTTCGACAAGTTCGACTCTTGA
- the LOC126596910 gene encoding IAA-alanine resistance protein 1-like isoform X1, producing MALCKKGFVLVAVALVVGHCSDLSFVSGFSASAVHEPHTHHHGCSHAHHHDHGHGHSSGHSHSHGHGHQEERLLATSKLPEELAEEEDMKLYGFEFHQHVHGHDHEHFGAPQLSVLGISSKLCLWIHSLGCSLLVSMASLICLIILPVIFVQGKPSKAVVDSLALFGAGAMLGDAFLHQLPHAFGGGHSDSHDHHEGHSHSHSHLHEHSHSHSLDDLSVGLSILAGIVLFLLVEKTVRYVEENSGGTNAWSHGHHHHHHHHKNSKKLKDDNDSHDDLQSESSNGKDGRKLKKSSDGEVTADGLNDSLIENTQQDSHIRKRNTRTGGSDDKQHVHAANDSTPEAKSAKGETTRSPSNLVFGYLNLFSDGVHNFTDGMALGSAFLLHGSVGGWSRTLFLLAHEIPQEVGDFGILVRSGFSVSKALFFNFLSALVALLGTAVALILGQNAGQSSLIEGFTAGGFIYIAVAGVLAEMNNNGGSSLKSTALQLTALILGIGVALCISLFE from the exons ATGGCGCTTTGTAAGAAAGGTTTCGTCTTGGTTGCTGTTGCTTTGGTTGTTGGGCACTGTTCGGATctgagttttgtttctgggttctCTGCATCTGCCGTTCACGAGCCTCACACTCACCACCACGGCTGTAGCCATGCGCACCACCACGACCACGGCCACGGTCACAGCAGCGGCCACAGCCACAGCCACGGCCACGGCCACCAAGAGGAGAGATTGTTGGCGACATCGAAGCTTCCCGAGGAATTGGCGGAGGAGGAGGACATGAAGTTGTACGGATTTGAATTTCATCAGCACGTTCATGGTCACGATCACGAGCATTTTGGTGCTCCGCAGCTCTCGGTTCTTGGTATTTCTTCGAAATTGT GTCTCTGGATTCATTCCTTGGGGTGCTCGCTTTTGGTGAGCATGGCCTCCCTCATTTGCCTGATTATATTGCCAGTGATATTTG TGCAGGGGAAGCCATCCAAGGCAGTTGTTGATTCGTTGGCTTTATTTGGG GCTGGAGCAATGTTGGGGGATGCTTTTCTTCATCAATTACCACATGCTTTTG GAGGAGGGCACTCCGACTCGCATGACCACCATGAAGGCCATTCCCATTCCCATTCCCATTTGCATGAGCATTCACATTCGCATTCTTTGGACGATCTTTCAGTAGGATTATCCATCCTGG CGGGAATTGTATTATTTCTTCTGGTAGAAAAGACAGTGAGGTATGTTGAGGAAAACTCTGGAGGAACTAATGCATGGAGTCAtggtcatcatcatcatcatcatcatcataagaACAGCAAGAAATTGAAGGATGATAATGATTCTCATGATGACTTGCAGTCAGAATCTTCTAATGGAAAAGATGGAAGGAAACTGAAGAAGTCATCTGACGGAGAAGTGACAGCTGATGGTTTAAAtgattctttgattgaaaataCTCAACAGGACTCTCATATTCGTAAG AGAAACACTAGGACTGGTGGGAGCGATGATAAACAACATGTACATGCTGCAAATGATTCCACTCCTGAGGCCAAGTCCGCAAAAGGGGAAACTACTCGATCACCCTCAAATCTTGTGTTCGGCTATCTCAATCTCTTCTCGGATGGTGTT CACAATTTTACGGATGGGATGGCTTTAGGAAGTGCATTCCTGCTTCATGGATCTGTTGGTGGGTGGTCTAGAACTCTGTTCTTGCTTGCACATGAGATTCCTCAAGAG GTCGGTGATTTTGGTATTCTTGTAAGGTCTGGTTTCAGCGTATCTAAAGCTCTGTTCTTCAACTTTCTCTCAGCACTTGTGGCACTACTTGGAACCGCAGTG GCTCTTATTTTGGGACAGAATGCAGGACAGTCATCTTTGATTGAG GGTTTTACAGCTGGTGGATTTATATACATTGCTGTTGCTGGAGTGCTTGCTGAAATGAACAACAATGGCGGCTCATCGTTGAAAAGCACGGCTTTACAGCTAACTGCGTTGATACTTGGCATAGGAGTTGCCCTATGTATATCACTTTTTGAATGA
- the LOC126596911 gene encoding cyclin-J18: MQSEFAAAALPLRARLLHLLIESAQQLQVAPIVKYTALSLFAHRFYPRCLSRLEERANDVANWLLYPLRESNLQLFALVSLWISTKIHTSPHLSVKIFKSLGDSIIKEQHYTVRDYLEAEVVLMQEVNFEIGMNNIAFVHFEELLLQFKGVAKVGELVNFEAGMDIMDLLYEKEETSMLYTNPRSLAASVLVASYIITVPKQMLEFPVLPWVKFVTGCDEEFILDTVTGILKHVFDASR; encoded by the exons ATGCAGAGTGAGTTCGCTGCGGCGGCGCTGCCTCTGCGAGCGCGCCTCCTTCACTTGCTCATCGAATCTGCTCAA CAACTCCAAGTCGCTCCGATAGTGAAATACACCGCATTGTCCCTCTTCGCTCATCGATTTTACCCTCGATGTTTGTCCCG GTTGGAGGAACGGGCAAATGATGTAGCAAACTGGCTTTTGTATCCCTTGAGAGAAAGCAATTTGCAGCTGTTTGCGCTTGTTTCGCTGTGGATTTCAACGAAA ATACACACTTCTCCGCATTTGTCTGTGAAGATATTCAAGTCTTTGGGGGACAGCATCATCAAGGAGCAACACTACACCGTTCGAGATTACTTGGAAGCG GAGGTGGTTTTAATGCAG GAAGTGAATTTTGAGATTGGCATGAACAATATTGCTTTTGTACACTTTGAAGAGCTTCTGCTCCAATTCAA GGGAGTGGCAAAAGTTGGGGAACTTGTGAACTTTGAAGCAGGCATGGACATCATGGATCTTCTTTACGAAAAGGAGGAGACATCGATGCTCTACACCAATCCTCGCTCTCTCGCTGCATCGGTCTTG GTTGCTTCATATATCATCACAGTACCTAAACAGATGTTGGAATTTCCTGTTCTTCCTTGGG TTAAGTTTGTAACAGGATGCGATGAAGAGTTTATTCTTGATACTGTCACAGGCATTCTTAAGCACGTTTTCGACGCTTCTCGCTAG
- the LOC126596205 gene encoding protein BASIC PENTACYSTEINE2-like, whose protein sequence is MDDDALNMRNWGYYEPSFKGHLSLQLMSSMAERDTKPFVPGRDPTVMVSANGAYHPRDCVVSDAQLPMNYMRESWVNQRDKFLNMMPANPNYGAVLPETSGAHSLQILQPPEPSRDERVGRIEEPVVPKEVGTSKKRQGGGAPKAPKVKKPRKAKDSTNPSVPRVKPAKKSLDVVINGINMDISGIPIPICSCTGAPQQCYRWGCGGWQSACCTTNVSMYPLPMSTKRRGARIAGRKMSQGAFKKVLEKLAAEGYNFANPIDLRFHWAKHGTNKFVTLR, encoded by the coding sequence atggatgatgatgcattgAACATGCGCAATTGGGGCTACTATGAGCCATCTTTTAAGGGTCATCTTAGCTTGCAGCTCATGTCAAGCATGGCAGAGCGCGACACTAAACCATTTGTCCCTGGGCGTGACCCTACAGTCATGGTTAGCGCCAACGGAGCCTATCACCCTCGGGATTGTGTTGTATCAGATGCTCAGCTTCCAATGAACTATATGAGGGAGAGTTGGGTAAACCAGAGAGATAAGTTTCTCAATATGATGCCTGCCAATCCTAACTATGGGGCTGTTCTTCCAGAAACTTCAGGGGCCCATTCCTTGCAGATCTTACAGCCACCAGAACCATCAAGGGATGAGAGGGTGGGTAGGATCGAAGAGCCAGTTGTCCCTAAGGAAGTTGGCACATCCAAGAAAAGACAGGGTGGGGGTGCACCAAAAGCCCCAAAAGTGAAAAAGCCCAGGAAGGCAAAGGATAGTACCAATCCTTCAGTTCCTCGTGTGAAGCCAGCAAAGAAGAGTTTGGATGTTGTGATTAACGGGATTAATATGGATATCTCTGGAATTCCAATTCCCATCTGCTCATGCACTGGAGCTCCACAACAGTGTTATAGGTGGGGGTGTGGTGGTTGGCAATCTGCTTGTTGCACCACAAATGTATCTATGTATCCTCTGCCAATGAGTACTAAGCGACGCGGGGCAAGAATAGCTGGAAGAAAAATGAGTCAGGGTGCTTTCAAGAAGGTGTTGGAGAAGCTTGCAGCTGAAGGTTATAATTTTGCTAACCCAATTGATCTAAGGTTTCATTGGGCAAAACATGGTACCAACAAGTTCGTCACTCTCAGGTAG
- the LOC126595736 gene encoding putative clathrin assembly protein At1g25240, with protein sequence MKLWKKAAGLIKDRNSIWVATISRRTSFRNPDLEAIIIKATSHDEATVDYKNFHRVYQWVRTSPLYLKPLLYALSTRMEKTHSWVVALKGLMLMHGIFCCKILSVQKIGRLPFDLSNFCDKHSKPSKTWAYDAFVRAYFTYLDQRSSFFSTLVKKNNSKSDQEEPPLLEELGRLQKWQSLLDMLLEIKPEAISPHRTNNHTYNNNKVYLISEAMICLLTEIFDVYSRVCKGIAGALLRIYDAPGKQEAQMALGVVQKAGVQGEELSLYLEYCMDMGILSTADCPKVEQIPEEDIRDLERIINQASKRKESFMECDRMAAAQMEEDKAIVAMQKPAKKSKTIITDKWEVFEEDLISWVSADTSGFSDVSGYSYNTTSSSAIGVGGQGQYRNPFAPSSKNRIPYHHPVPTAYNHQVLPDLISF encoded by the coding sequence aTGAAACTGTGGAAAAAGGCTGCCGGGCTAATCAAAGACCGGAACAGCATCTGGGTGGCCACCATCTCACGGCGGACGTCGTTCCGCAACCCCGATTTGGAGGCCATCATCATCAAAGCCACCAGCCACGACGAGGCCACAGTCGATTACAAGAATTTCCACAGGGTGTACCAATGGGTCCGCACCTCTCCGCTCTACCTCAAGCCCCTCCTTTACGCGCTCTCCACACGCATGGAGAAAACTCACTCTTGGGTCGTCGCTCTCAAAGGCCTAATGCTCATGCACGGCATTTTCTGCTGCAAAATCCTCTCCGTCCAAAAGATCGGCCGGCTGCCGTTCGACCTTTCTAACTTCTGCGACAAACATTCTAAGCCCAGCAAGACATGGGCGTACGACGCGTTTGTCCGCGCTTATTTTACGTACTTGGATCAGAGATCCTCATTTTTTAGCACGTTGGTGAAGAAGAACAACAGCAAGTCCGACCAGGAGGAGCCGCCGCTGCTGGAGGAGCTCGGGCGATTGCAAAAGTGGCAGTCGTTGCTCGACATGCTTCTCGAGATCAAGCCGGAAGCGATTAGTCCGCATCGCACTAATAATCACACATACAATAACAACAAGGTTTATCTTATTTCCGAAGCAATGATTTGTTTGCTGACGGAGATCTTCGACGTGTACAGCAGAGTCTGCAAAGGGATTGCCGGCGCGCTGTTGAGGATTTACGATGCCCCAGGCAAGCAGGAGGCGCAGATGGCGCTCGGGGTGGTTCAGAAGGCGGGGGTTCAAGGGGAGGAGCTCTCACTGTACCTCGAATACTGCATGGATATGGGGATCCTCAGCACGGCGGATTGTCCTAAAGTCGAACAGATCCCGGAAGAGGATATCAGAGACCTCGAACGGATAATCAACCAAGCGTCCAAAAGGAAGGAAAGCTTCATGGAATGCGACCGGATGGCGGCGGCGCAGATGGAGGAGGACAAAGCGATCGTGGCCATGCAGAAACCGGCGAAGAAATCCAAGACGATAATTACGGACAAATGGGAGGTGTTTGAAGAGGATTTGATCAGCTGGGTGAGCGCAGATACATCTGGATTCTCCGATGTGAGCGGATACAGCTACAATACTACGAGCAGTAGTGCTATCGGTGTCGGGGGACAAGGACAATATAGAAACCCTTTTGCGCCGTCGTCGAAAAATAGAATACCATATCATCATCCTGTACCTACTGCATATAACCACCAAGTTCTTCCAGATTTGATTAGTTTCTGA
- the LOC126596912 gene encoding uncharacterized protein LOC126596912 isoform X1 has translation MNYISMGFSCEDDFDGKEGEAPLLYETRENQHRSSRCMDVHNHDHHMQVEVDFEFWPVEHPLEPPDEDRPVKCPMPDSSVINIDFVSRKMHLQGGGRKEKRLSESNSMRKRTEASSAPGAAYSNQGLMNQTVAAVATPPPVRAVRKRHHHTLTRGDHMISPLRRMPPLPSLPTQSITVFQMLQQFDKFDS, from the exons ATGAACTACATCTCTATGGGATTTTCATGTGAGGATGATTTT GACGGAAAGGAAGGCGAAGCTCCACTTTTATATGAAACGAGGGAGAATCAACACAGAAGCAGCAGGTGCATGGATGTTCATAATCATGACCATCATATGCAGGTTGAAGTCGACTTCGAGTTTTGGCCGGTGGAACATCCTCTTGAGCCACCTGATGAGGATCGCCCTGTCAAATGCCCGATGCCCGACTCTTCTGTCATTAAT ATTGATTTTGTCTCACGTAAAATGCATTTACAGGGAGGAGGGAGGAAGGAAAAAAGGCTTTCAGAGAGCAATAGCATGCGTAAGAGGACAGAAGCATCGTCTGCGCCTGGAGCAGCTTATAGCAATCAAGGATTAATGAATCAGACGGTAGCGGCAGTGGCAACGCCGCCTCCTGTTCGAGCAGTGCGTAAGAGGCACCACCACACTCTCACCCGCGGCGACCATATGATATCACCTCTGAGAAGGATGCCacctcttccttctctcccaaCTCAGAGCATTACCGTCTTTCAAATGCTCCAGCAGTTCGACAAGTTCGACTCTTGA